The Candidatus Neomarinimicrobiota bacterium nucleotide sequence ACTCTCCAGACACAATTCAGCAATTGCGATGGACGCGTCGATATTTATCCTCCTGGCTCCCTCCGGATCATTTTCGCATTCATTTGGGCTGGAAACTGCGGCAGCATGGATCACCGCCTCCGGCTGTACCTTTCTAAATAACTCGTTCAGCACTTCCGCACCAGTCAGATCAGTCTGGATTGTGTTCACACCGGGCACAGAGACATGATGCGTGTTATACACGCCATGGATTTCCCAGTCCTTTGGTTTCAGCCGCGTGATATTCCACCCCAGGAATCCGCTGATCCCGGTGATTAAAAGTCTCTTTGACATCGTTGGAACAATCCTTTCCGGATCTGGTGAACGCGGGCTTTGTTCCTGCATCGATTTTTTGTAATCTTACCGGTGATATGACCGGAATGTGAAATTGACGAAGGGCGCCGAATTAATCAATGAAATTTGAACCGAATACTATTGTAATTCACTACGGCGAGATTGCGCTGAAGGGCAAAAATCAGCCGGATTTCCTGAACAGACTGAAGTCTAATCTGCGCCATAAACTCCGCCAGCACGACCGGGACTGGAAAATTGTAAAAGCGCATAGTTACATGTATATCAAGGTGCCGAAAAATCAGATGGTACCGACTGAATTGCTCCACAGCTTGGAACAAGTCGCCGGAATTGCCTGGTTAGCTCCGGCGCGATTCTTTAGTGCCCGCAGCATCAAACTACTGACGGATAACCCGGAACTGGAACAGGTCACGGATGCTGTAGTGACTCTGGCATCGGAGACGTTTGTGCTGGATGCGGATTTTGCTGTGAGAGTGACCCGCGGCGAAAAGCGGTTTCCGATGAAGTCGCCGGAGATCGGCCGAGAGTTCGGCGCCTCTATCATTGGAGAGACGGACTGGGAATCCGTCGATTTGGATAACCCCGACCGAGCGTACTACATCGACATCTATGTGGAAGGCATTTTCGTCTACACCGATAAACGTCAGGGGATCGGCGGGCTGCCGTCCGGGATCACCGGGCGCGTCCTCACCCTCCTGTCCGGCGGCATCGATTCGCCGGCTGCGGCATTTCTCGCCGCCAAGCGCGGCTGCTCGGTCGACTTCATCCATTTTACAGCAAATCAGGTACAACAAAATCAGGCGGAAAATTACAAAGTCAGTAAATTAGCACGGGAACTCAGTCACTATACCCTTCGCTCAAAACTGTACCTGGTACCTTACACCCACTTCGAGTTCGAGATCATGGGCGATTCCATGGAATACGAACTCATGCTGTTCCGCCGGTTTATGATCCGTGTCGCGGAAGCACTGGCGAATCAAAATAAGATCCAGGCGCTGGTGACCGGCGACAATCTGGCGCAGGTTGCCTCGCAGACGCTGGAAAACATTGTATCGAATGCTCAGGCAGTTGATCTTCCGATTTTACAGCCGGTGCTGACGTACGATAAACACGAAATTGTCGCACTGGCAAAGGAGATCGGTACCTATCAGCTTTCTCTGGAGCCGTATAAGGATTGTTGCTCCATTCTTAGTAAGCACCCCAAAACCATCACAAATCACGACCAGTTGAGTCACCTGGAGCAGGATATTTTCAGCGATTACGCCGGATTAATCGAGCAGACGCTGGACGATGCGGTCGTGCTGGAATATGACTGCGGGAAATTAGTGGAAGAGTAACACCACGCATGTATCCGTTCCATCGTCCCTGACGGGATTTGCCTTACACATCATGGGGCGGTCCTACCAATAAATTGGTGGACTATTCCGCAGTCGCCTCTACGAGGCTTGCCACTCCTGTAAAATGGTGACGGAATTTTTAAGTCCCGGTAGGGACAATTGCTTTTAGCTCACCAGGTTACTGGTGGGAATCAAAGAGTTAAATAGAGATGGAAAGTCCCATCAGGGACGTCCGCTACGAATCACTAAAAACCAAAAAAGCCCCGACACATGTGCCGGGGCTTCTCCACTCTTCAGGAGGAGTGGTGTGGTGTTGTGGGTTTGGTTTACAGATCGTAGTACAGTTCGAATTCGTGCGGATGAGGCCGGAGGCGCATGGGAGTCACCTCATTATCGAACTTATACTTGATCCAGGTTTCCAGAACGTCTTCGGTGAACACGTCCCCTTTGAGCAGAAAGTCGTGATCGTCTTCCAGCGCCTGCAGGGCGTCCTCCAGCGAGGCCGGCGTCTGCGGTACGTTGGTCAGCTCTTCCGGCGCCATGTCATAGATATTTTTATCCAGCGGTTCGCCGGGATCAATCTTGTTGATGATTCCGTCCAGGCCGGCCATGAGCATGGCGGAGAAGGCCAGATACGGATTGGAGGAG carries:
- the thiI gene encoding tRNA 4-thiouridine(8) synthase ThiI, giving the protein MKFEPNTIVIHYGEIALKGKNQPDFLNRLKSNLRHKLRQHDRDWKIVKAHSYMYIKVPKNQMVPTELLHSLEQVAGIAWLAPARFFSARSIKLLTDNPELEQVTDAVVTLASETFVLDADFAVRVTRGEKRFPMKSPEIGREFGASIIGETDWESVDLDNPDRAYYIDIYVEGIFVYTDKRQGIGGLPSGITGRVLTLLSGGIDSPAAAFLAAKRGCSVDFIHFTANQVQQNQAENYKVSKLARELSHYTLRSKLYLVPYTHFEFEIMGDSMEYELMLFRRFMIRVAEALANQNKIQALVTGDNLAQVASQTLENIVSNAQAVDLPILQPVLTYDKHEIVALAKEIGTYQLSLEPYKDCCSILSKHPKTITNHDQLSHLEQDIFSDYAGLIEQTLDDAVVLEYDCGKLVEE